In a genomic window of Desulfovibrio inopinatus DSM 10711:
- a CDS encoding response regulator produces MKLIKENSGRPMKALIVDDDNINKKYLAEVLSPHADCHLASDGSEGLESFRRAFDQGEPFDVILMDIRMPGMDGHQAVESIRHFESENNINEADQVKVIMISSLDDPKNVSRAFFQGQATSYLTKPFNHEALIEELQKLNLID; encoded by the coding sequence ATGAAACTCATCAAGGAAAATTCTGGCAGGCCGATGAAAGCGCTCATTGTAGACGACGATAATATCAACAAAAAATACCTTGCAGAAGTGCTTTCTCCACATGCAGATTGCCATCTTGCTTCAGACGGAAGCGAAGGTTTGGAATCATTTCGGAGAGCCTTTGATCAAGGGGAACCCTTTGACGTGATTCTTATGGATATCAGGATGCCTGGTATGGATGGACATCAGGCTGTTGAATCCATTCGACACTTCGAATCGGAAAACAATATTAACGAAGCTGACCAGGTTAAGGTCATCATGATTTCTTCTCTTGATGATCCGAAAAATGTCTCACGTGCTTTTTTTCAAGGGCAAGCGACATCGTACCTGACTAAGCCTTTCAATCACGAAGCTCTGATCGAAGAATTGCAAAAGCTGAACTTGATCGATTAG
- a CDS encoding S1C family serine protease, producing the protein MSRVGVLYSLLWILLSCGCGSRPVLTTLQDPVLVDIPVTESTQPVMFTKAVIKLRRGQVIGEIQSGPLCLPESEMVWRGGSRPFWDEEVQDIFRDEMQRANITVVGDREKLFGDPMQSAARYYVAALVRDFHHNVCRPNDYLFDSASRTSEASIKVEWQVFSLFDKKMVATIPVRGTARIDSPRDTADMDSIYEAFAQAVRFLIADPTFQALVRDTPEHAPRSRKAHDAGSTGLRPIVLVGQSDSSSVRVPLAEVRERVVTIDSGAAIGSGFFISEDGLVLTNQHVVGSSKDVRIRLISGVEITGSVVRTNVRRDVALIQADLTKTPCLPLAMSSPEIGAPVYAIGSPGGTEREGSVSCGVISAIRHQYEQDYIQSDVGVTHGSSGGPLIDVDGHVVALTVAGDEKATSVNYFIPILDATRVLNLVHGQELPVPEQAHLCSFLPRGNTILKTVMGEPHAED; encoded by the coding sequence ATGTCACGTGTTGGTGTTCTCTATTCCCTGCTTTGGATTCTGTTGAGTTGCGGATGCGGTTCTCGACCCGTCCTCACGACGCTTCAAGACCCTGTTCTGGTTGATATTCCCGTTACTGAAAGCACACAACCTGTCATGTTTACCAAGGCGGTCATTAAATTGCGCCGTGGACAGGTTATCGGTGAAATACAATCCGGGCCTTTATGTTTGCCTGAATCCGAAATGGTATGGCGAGGTGGAAGCCGGCCATTTTGGGATGAAGAAGTCCAAGACATCTTTCGCGATGAAATGCAGCGAGCAAATATCACGGTTGTTGGTGATCGAGAAAAGCTTTTCGGTGATCCGATGCAGTCGGCTGCCCGCTATTATGTTGCTGCATTGGTGCGAGATTTTCACCATAACGTGTGTCGGCCAAATGATTACCTATTTGATTCGGCGAGCAGAACAAGTGAGGCGTCTATCAAGGTGGAATGGCAGGTGTTCAGCCTGTTCGACAAAAAAATGGTGGCAACAATTCCTGTTCGTGGAACCGCTCGTATTGATTCTCCGCGTGATACAGCTGATATGGATTCCATTTACGAGGCTTTTGCGCAGGCTGTGCGCTTTCTTATTGCCGATCCGACGTTTCAAGCGCTTGTGCGCGACACCCCTGAACACGCCCCTCGGTCTCGTAAGGCCCATGATGCTGGCTCGACGGGGCTGAGACCAATTGTTTTAGTGGGACAAAGCGATTCCAGCTCTGTTCGAGTTCCGTTAGCCGAAGTTCGGGAGCGGGTTGTTACCATTGATTCCGGGGCCGCCATCGGAAGCGGTTTTTTTATTTCTGAAGACGGTCTCGTATTGACCAATCAGCATGTTGTTGGAAGTTCCAAGGATGTTCGCATACGCCTTATTTCCGGTGTTGAAATTACGGGGTCAGTGGTGCGAACCAATGTTAGGCGCGATGTCGCATTGATTCAGGCCGATCTCACCAAGACACCATGTCTCCCCTTGGCAATGTCCAGCCCTGAAATCGGTGCTCCGGTGTATGCGATTGGTTCTCCAGGTGGTACAGAGCGGGAGGGGAGCGTGAGTTGTGGTGTTATTAGTGCCATACGACATCAGTATGAACAGGATTATATTCAGAGTGATGTCGGGGTAACGCATGGAAGCAGCGGGGGGCCGTTGATTGATGTCGATGGGCACGTTGTCGCGTTGACTGTGGCTGGTGATGAAAAGGCGACCAGTGTGAATTATTTTATACCTATCCTTGATGCCACTCGGGTGTTGAATCTTGTTCACGGGCAGGAGCTGCCAGTCCCGGAACAAGCCCATCTTTGTAGTTTCCTCCCAAGGGGAAATACTATATTGAAAACAGTGATGGGAGAACCTCATGCGGAGGATTGA
- a CDS encoding DUF4440 domain-containing protein — protein sequence MKNRLTVVVMGLCIVLSLVACQKKTPPPDSGLALEQEEANRIYALLFDFTKARNAHDSGQIMAFYADDAVITSLDGQTWTKAEQAERMKKVVKMMQQHDVIQNVSAVRDIVVKDDKATAVMEVDVYIAGHVQPRLVYDLELAKRHGDWYLTKSTTKKL from the coding sequence TTTGTCACTTGTTGCGTGTCAAAAGAAAACTCCTCCTCCGGATTCCGGCTTGGCGCTTGAGCAAGAGGAAGCCAATCGAATTTATGCGCTTTTGTTTGATTTTACCAAGGCGCGTAATGCGCATGATTCTGGGCAGATTATGGCGTTTTATGCCGATGACGCCGTCATTACATCGCTTGATGGCCAGACCTGGACCAAAGCTGAACAAGCAGAGAGAATGAAGAAGGTTGTCAAGATGATGCAGCAGCATGATGTTATTCAGAATGTTTCCGCAGTTCGCGATATTGTCGTGAAAGATGACAAAGCGACGGCTGTCATGGAAGTTGACGTATATATAGCCGGACACGTACAACCTCGGCTTGTCTACGATCTAGAGCTAGCCAAACGTCACGGTGACTGGTATCTCACCAAGTCGACCACCAAGAAGCTGTAA